Proteins found in one Acidobacteriota bacterium genomic segment:
- the amrA gene encoding AmmeMemoRadiSam system protein A, whose amino-acid sequence MLSVRERSELLARARRAARAALGLSTNEPHPSDPSKALLSPGMSFVTWKRDGQLRGCIGSVEPVRPLWADVEANAVHALLEDPRFPPATPDEFPHLRLEISVLTPFVPVSDPLREVKVGVHGLLVERGPHRGLLLPQVPLEWGWDVPAFLGHSCRKAGLPADAWRDSRTAISTFTADVFGEEDGAAGG is encoded by the coding sequence GTGCTTTCGGTTCGCGAACGTTCCGAGCTCCTCGCCAGAGCGCGGCGCGCTGCCCGGGCCGCGCTCGGCCTCTCGACGAACGAGCCGCACCCGTCCGACCCTTCGAAGGCTCTTCTTTCCCCGGGCATGTCGTTCGTGACGTGGAAGCGGGACGGGCAGCTGCGCGGCTGCATCGGGAGCGTCGAGCCCGTGCGTCCCCTCTGGGCGGACGTCGAAGCGAACGCCGTCCACGCGCTCCTCGAGGACCCACGCTTTCCGCCCGCGACACCGGACGAGTTCCCGCACCTCCGGCTCGAGATCTCGGTTCTCACGCCGTTCGTCCCCGTCTCCGACCCGCTCCGTGAGGTGAAGGTCGGCGTCCACGGCCTCCTCGTCGAGCGCGGCCCCCACCGCGGGCTCCTCCTGCCTCAGGTGCCGCTGGAATGGGGCTGGGACGTTCCCGCGTTCCTCGGCCATTCGTGCCGCAAGGCCGGCCTGCCCGCCGACGCGTGGCGGGATTCGCGCACGGCGATCTCGACGTTCACGGCCGACGTCTTCGGCGAAGAGGACGGAGCCGCGGGCGGATAA